A segment of the bacterium genome:
GAGGTTGGTGCCCGATCCGGATGCCAGGACCACCAGCCGGGCGGTCACCGCCACGACCCGGTGAACACCACCCGCTCATCGCCGCCCGAGACGGGTCCGACAGATCCGATCTCCAGGCAGCCCAGCTCGGCGGCGCGCGAACCCAGGCCGCGGTCGATCACCACGGCCATGCCGATACCCATGTTCCAGGTCCGGAGCGCCTCGCCGTCGTCGATCCCGCTCCAGGCCACGAGGCTGGCGAAGGGCTCCCGCACCTCCCACGATCCCAGGTCTACGGTCGCCCCCAGGCCGGCGGGCAGGACGCGGGGGAGGTTGTCGATCAACCCGCCACCCGTTATGTGCGCCAGCGCCTTCGGCGCCACTCCCCCGGCTTGCAGGGAGCGCACCATCGGTAGGTAGCTGCGGTGGGGCGCGAGCAGCCTGTCGAGCAGGTCCGGCGCCGGGTTCCGGCCGTCGAGCAGGCGGCGGATCAGCGAGTAGCCGTTGGTGTGGGGTCCGCTGCTCGGCAGGCCGACCACCAGGTCCCCCTCCCCGATATCGTCGAGACGGGGCCAGAGGTTGTCGCGGTCCGCCATCCCGACGATCGTTCCGGCGATGTCCACCGCGCCCGGCCGGTAAACACCCGGCATCTCCGCGGTCTCGCCGCCCAGCAGGGCACAGCCCGCCTCGCGGCAGGCCTCGGCGATGCCCGCCACGATGTCCGCCGCCACTTCGGGGACCAGCCGCGACGTGGCTATGTAGTCGAGGAAGAACAACGGCTCGGCGCCGACCACCAGGATGTCGTTGACGCAGTGGTTCACCACGTCGATCCCCACGTCATGCCAGCGCCCGTAACGTCCTGCCAGCTCGGCCTTCGTCCCGACCCCGTCGGTGGAGGCCACCAGCACCTTGCCGGGTCCGAGCCGGTCGGCCGCGTAGATACCGCCGAACCCGCCGCCGCCGGCCAGCACTTCGTCGGTGGCGGTGGAGGCGACCGACGCGGCCAGCAGGTCGACCGTCCGGTTGCCTGCGTCTATATCGACCCCGGAGTCGCGATAGGTGATCATCTCCCGGCCGCGGCCGCCGGTGAGGGGCGGCCGATGTCCCGCCGGTAGTGGGCGCCCTCGAAGGAGATGGCCTCCACCCCTGCGTAGGCGCGGTCGGTCGCCTTCTCCAGGGTGCTTCCCAGGGCGGTGACGGCCAGCACCCGGCCGCCGGTGGCGCGGGTCACGCCGCCGGCGCGGTCGGTCGCGGCGTGGAACACCACGCATCCCTCGGCCGCCGCCCGGTCGAGGCCGCTGATCGGCGCGGGCCGGGCCGCGGCCGTCGGGTACCCGGCGGAAGCCATCACCACGGTGGTGCACGCCGACCGCGACCACCCGACGGACAGGCCTCCCAGCGAACCGGTGGCGCAAGCCGCCATGATCTCGTAGAGGTCCCCCTCCAGGAGCGGCAGGACGGCCTGGGTCTCGGGATCGCCCAGGCGGCAGTTGATCTCGAGCACCTTGGGGCCGGCGGCGGTGAGCATCAGCCCAAAGTAGATGACGCCCCGGTAGGGGGTGCCGGCCTCGCCGAGGGCTTCGAGGGTGGGGCGGATGAACCGGTCGCCGACTCCGGCGAGCAGCTCGCCGGTGGCGACCGGCGCCGGGACGAAGGCGCCCATCCCGCCGGTATTCGGCCCGGCATCCCCGTCGAGCAGCCTCTTGTGATCCTGGGCCGCCGGCATCAGGGCGAAGTCGGCGCCGTCGCAGAACGCGAGCACCGACACCTCTACGCCCCGCAGACGTTCCTCGACCACGACCTCTCGGCCGGCGTCGCCGAACCGTCCGTCCACCAGCATGGCGCGGATGGCCGCTGCCGCCTCGCCACGGGTCTCGGCCACCACCACGCCCTTGCCTGCGGCCAACCCGCTCGCCTTGATGACGGGAACCGAGGGGAGCCGGTCGAGATATGCCAGGGCGGGAGCGGCCTCGTGGAAGGTGGCTGAGGAGCCGGTCGGTATGCCCAGCGCGTCGAGGAACGTCTTGCAGTAGGCCTTGGAGGCCTCGAGGCGGGCGCCGGCCGCGCCCGGTCCGAAGGCGGGAATGCCGACCGCCGCCAGCGCGTCGGCCAGACCTGCGGCCAGTGGCGCCTCGGGGCCGACCGCCACCAGATCGACCGACTCGCGCTCGGCAAGGGCGACCAGGCCGGCCACGTCTTCGGCGCCCACCGCCACGTTCTCGCAACGTTCCTCCTGGCCGGTGCCGGCATTGCCGGGCGCCACCAGGATCCGATCAACCCGGGCGGATCGGGCCAGGGAGCGGCAGATGGCGTGCTCGCGGCCGCCGCTACCCACCACGAGCACCGCGGTCACGAGTTCACTCCCCCCACACGGAGGCGAACCGATCCTTGACGCCGAACCGCAACTGGACGTAGCGCTCCGGCTGGAAGGGGTACTTCCCGGTGAAGCAAGCGTTGCAGAAGCCGTCCTCGGCGTCCAGCGCCTGCATGAGGCCTTCGAGCGACAGGAAGGCGAGCGAGTCGGCGCCGATCTCCTCGCGCATCTCGGCCACCGACATGCGGGAGGCGACCAACTCCTCAGGTGTGGCCATGTCTATCCCCATGTAGCAGGGATGGGTGATCGGCGGGCACGCCACCCGGACGTGTACCTCCGCGGCTCCGGCGTCGCGCAGCATGCGAACCAGCTGCCCGCCGGTGGTTCCCCGCACGATCGAATCGTCGACCATCACGATTCGCCGGCCGGCGAGGTTGTCCCGGAGCGGATTGAACTTCATGGCCACCCCGGCGTCGCGCAGATCCTGGGTCGGCTCGATGAAGGTCCTGCCCACGTAACGGTTCTTGATCAGCCCCTCGGTGTAGGGCAGGTTGGCCTCCTGGGCGAACCCGACCGCGTGGGGTGTCCCCGAGTCGGGCACCGACAGGACCAGGTCGGCGTCCACCGGGGCTTCGCGGGCCAGCTGGCGGCCGAGACGCTGGCGGACGCTGTGCACCAGCTTCCCGTCATGCACGGTGTCGGGCCGGGAGAAGTAGATGTGCTCGAAGGTGCAGAAGGCGCGGGGTGGTGGCGGCGGCCCGCCCGGGCTGATGTGGAGTCCGCGGGCGTCGATGCGGGCGATCTCACCCGGCTGCAGCTCCGCCACGAAGTCGGCCCT
Coding sequences within it:
- the purM gene encoding phosphoribosylformylglycinamidine cyclo-ligase; the protein is MITYRDSGVDIDAGNRTVDLLAASVASTATDEVLAGGGGFGGIYAADRLGPGKVLVASTDGVGTKAELAGRYGRWHDVGIDVVNHCVNDILVVGAEPLFFLDYIATSRLVPEVAADIVAGIAEACREAGCALLGGETAEMPGVYRPGAVDIAGTIVGMADRDNLWPRLDDIGEGDLVVGLPSSGPHTNGYSLIRRLLDGRNPAPDLLDRLLAPHRSYLPMVRSLQAGGVAPKALAHITGGGLIDNLPRVLPAGLGATVDLGSWEVREPFASLVAWSGIDDGEALRTWNMGIGMAVVIDRGLGSRAAELGCLEIGSVGPVSGGDERVVFTGSWR
- the purD gene encoding phosphoribosylamine--glycine ligase, yielding MTAVLVVGSGGREHAICRSLARSARVDRILVAPGNAGTGQEERCENVAVGAEDVAGLVALAERESVDLVAVGPEAPLAAGLADALAAVGIPAFGPGAAGARLEASKAYCKTFLDALGIPTGSSATFHEAAPALAYLDRLPSVPVIKASGLAAGKGVVVAETRGEAAAAIRAMLVDGRFGDAGREVVVEERLRGVEVSVLAFCDGADFALMPAAQDHKRLLDGDAGPNTGGMGAFVPAPVATGELLAGVGDRFIRPTLEALGEAGTPYRGVIYFGLMLTAAGPKVLEINCRLGDPETQAVLPLLEGDLYEIMAACATGSLGGLSVGWSRSACTTVVMASAGYPTAAARPAPISGLDRAAAEGCVVFHAATDRAGGVTRATGGRVLAVTALGSTLEKATDRAYAGVEAISFEGAHYRRDIGRPSPAAAAGR
- the purF gene encoding amidophosphoribosyltransferase; the protein is AHNGNLVNAPRLRRELLESGIGLQTSSDTELMLHLLATSQGSRLDRIRSLMQRAEGAYSLAILTRDAVYGVRDPWGFRPLVIGEIEGGYILASETCAFSTTRADFVAELQPGEIARIDARGLHISPGGPPPPPRAFCTFEHIYFSRPDTVHDGKLVHSVRQRLGRQLAREAPVDADLVLSVPDSGTPHAVGFAQEANLPYTEGLIKNRYVGRTFIEPTQDLRDAGVAMKFNPLRDNLAGRRIVMVDDSIVRGTTGGQLVRMLRDAGAAEVHVRVACPPITHPCYMGIDMATPEELVASRMSVAEMREEIGADSLAFLSLEGLMQALDAEDGFCNACFTGKYPFQPERYVQLRFGVKDRFASVWGE